In a genomic window of Salvelinus fontinalis isolate EN_2023a chromosome 7, ASM2944872v1, whole genome shotgun sequence:
- the LOC129859025 gene encoding zinc-binding protein A33-like — MASRSASPEEDLSCPFCHEIFKDPVVLSCSHSVCKACLQKYWKQRRSQECPVCRKRSRSKGNPPCNLVLKNLCEAFLQERRRRDSGESEERCNLHNEKLKLFCLDDKQPICVVCQTSKTHKKHDCCPIDEAAQEHREELQTVLKPLQKKLKFFNEVKDICDETAKHIKSKAQSTEIRIRKGFEKLHQFLPEEEEVRIAVLREEEEQKSQVMKEKIEEMSREISSLSDTIRAFEEELRAEDISFLQNYKATVVRTQCTLPDPQLVSGALIDVAKHLGNLQFRVWEAMQGIVKYSPVTLDPNTAHPGLVLSENLTIVKCTNEKQQLPDNPERFDYYAWVLGSEGFNSGTHSWDVEVGNNAFWSLGVMKKSVQRKGAVNTGHWRFWHFKGKYGAFCPPESTSVLPVAKKPKRIRVQLDWDRGALSFFDPDENTCLHTIKHTFTERVFPYLGSYCKLSPLRIVPAKASVKVQHS, encoded by the exons ATGGCTTCCAGATCAGCTTCTCCTGAGGAGGATCTCTCCTGTCCTTTTTGCCATGAGATCTTCAAGGATCCTGTGGTCCTGTCGTGTAGTCacagtgtctgtaaagcctgtcTGCAGAAATACTGGAAACAGAGGCGATCTCAGGAATGTCCAGTGTGCAGGAAGAGAAGCAGATCAAAAGGCAATCCTCCCTGTAACCTGGTCTTAAAGAACCTGTGTGAGGCATTCTTACAGGAGAGGAGGCGGAGAGATTCAGGGGAGTCTGAGGAGCGCTGCAATCTGCACAACGAGAAACTCAAGCTCTTCTGTCTGGACGATAAACAGCCCATCTGTGTGGTGTGTCAGACCTCAAAAACCCACAAAAAACATGACTGCTGCCCCATAGACGAAGCTGCACAGGAGCACAGG GAGGAACTCCAGACTGTCCTGAAGCCCTTACAGAAGAAGCTGAAGTTCTTTAATGAAGTTAAAGATATCTGTGATGAAACAGCAAAGCATATTAAA AGCAAGGCCCAGAGCACAGAGATACGGATTAGAAAGGGATTTGAGAAGCTCCATCAGTTTCtaccagaggaagaggaggtgaggatagctgttctgagggaggaagaggagcagaaGAGTCAGGTGATGAAGGAGAAGATTGAGGAGATGAGCAGAGAGATATCATCACTTTCAGACACAATCAGAGCCTTCGAGGAGGAGCTGAGAGCTGAAGACATCTCATTCCTACAG AACTATAAGGCCACAGTGGTAAGAA CCCAGTGTACACTGCCGGATCCACAGCTGGTCTCAGGAGCGCTGATAGACGTGGCCAAACACCTGGGAAACCTGCAGTTCAGAGTCTGGGAGGCGATGCAGGGCATTGTGAAATACA GTCCTGTCACTCTGGACCCTAACACTGCCCACCCAGGTCTCGTCCTATCTGAGAATCTGACCATTGTGAAATGCACAAATGAGAAACAGCAGCTCCCTGATAACCCAGAGAGGTTTGATTACTATGCATGGGTCTTGGGTTCTGAGGGCTTTAACTCAGGGACACACAGCTGGGACGTTGAGGTTGGGAACAATGCATTCTGGTCACTGGGTGTGATGAAAAAGTCTGTCCAGAGGAAGGGAGCAGTTAATACTGGACACTGGCGATTCTGGCACTTCAAAGGTAAATACGGTGCATTTTGCCCACCAGAATCAACCAGTGTCCTCCCTGTGGCAAAGAAACCCAAGAGGATCAGAGTACAGCTGGACTGGGACAGAGGAGCACTGTCATTCTTTGACCCTGATGAGAACACATGTTTACACACTATTAAACACACTTTCACTGAGAGAGTCTTTCCGTACTTGGGTAGTTACTGCAAGCTCTCCCCTCTGAGAATCGTACCAGCGAAGGCCTCTGTAAAAGTACAGCATAGTTAG